From Danio rerio strain Tuebingen ecotype United States chromosome 7, GRCz12tu, whole genome shotgun sequence, the proteins below share one genomic window:
- the htatip2 gene encoding oxidoreductase HTATIP2 — MDLNAMEENYRQKNKTCFILGGSGETGKALLKELVERNIFSRITLIGRRQLTFEDKAYENLVQKVVDFEKLDEYAEAFQGHDVGYCCLGTTRAKAGAEGFVRVDHDYVLKSAELAKAGGCSHFHLESSKGADKTSSFLYLKTKGQVEAEIEELGFERLSVYRPAVLLVDRQESRPSEWMARKFFGAFSTVFPTAMSIPITSVVRAMAVNTLKDGEQKVEILENKAIHTLGKVGEKK; from the exons ATGGATCTGAATGCAATGGAAGAGAATTACCGGCAGAAGAACAAAACATGCTTCATTCTCGGTGGCTCTGGTGAAACTGGAAAAGCTTTGCTAAAAGAACTAGTGGAGAGAAACATCTTCTCCAGGATCACTCTCATTGGACGAAGGCAGTTAACCTTTGAGGACAAAGCCTATGAAAATCTG GTTCAAAAGGTGGTTGATTTTGAGAAGCTGGATGAGTATGCAGAGGCGTTTCAGGGCCATGATGTTGGATACTGCTGCCTAGGAACAACCAGAGCCAAAGCAGGAGCT GAAGGATTTGTGCGTGTGGATCATGACTACGTACTCAAGTCTGCAGAGCTTGCCAAAGCAGGAGGTTGCTCACATTTCCATCTCGAATCTTCCAAAGGTGCAGATAAAACCAGCAGCTTTCTCTACCTGAAAACAAAG GGACAGGTTGAAGCAGAAATTGAAGAGCTTGGGTTTGAGCGGTTATCCGTCTATCGACCTGC GGTGCTGTTAGTGGACAGACAGGAGAGCCGGCCTTCAGAGTGGATGGCCAGAAAGTTCTTTGGTGCTTTCTCCACTGTCTTCCCCACGGCAATGTCTATTCCTATTACATCTGTGGTCAGAGCAATGGCTGTCAACACACTAAAAGATGGAGAGCAGAAAGTGGAAATTCTCGAAAACAAAGCCATACACACTCTCGGGAAAGTTGgagaaaagaaataa